The Syntrophales bacterium genome includes a region encoding these proteins:
- a CDS encoding peptidylprolyl isomerase, with translation MTGLVVLFLVALYFPPLFAAEKQDNSFKPVAKVNGVAISQREVDEAVASLLPQASYHRNVTPEKIKELEKKALENLIQEELFYRGALKKGYKAGKDAVNKRLAEIVKKYPSRKAYREALKKYGLTEGDVRKKLDHIMLAELFLKEEVYKKSELKDTELRAYYQKNREKFQKPEAMRLSHILIRVPPEAPRDEKEKLKKKAEDLLQRLKKGEDFQKLAWDNSDDPSRVKGGDLGVVHRGRLEPDVENPAFSLKKGELSGVVTSIYGHHIFKAVEKFPPQQLKFEEVKEKLKKELEQKAVEKRLADLLMSLKENAKIEVYGD, from the coding sequence ATGACGGGGCTTGTTGTTCTTTTTCTTGTTGCCCTTTATTTTCCCCCTTTGTTTGCAGCAGAAAAACAGGATAACTCATTTAAGCCAGTGGCGAAGGTCAATGGCGTGGCGATCAGCCAGCGCGAGGTTGACGAGGCCGTGGCGTCTCTTCTGCCCCAGGCTTCCTATCACCGTAATGTGACGCCGGAAAAAATCAAAGAGCTGGAGAAAAAGGCGCTCGAAAATCTGATCCAGGAGGAGCTTTTCTACCGGGGCGCCCTGAAGAAGGGCTATAAGGCTGGAAAAGACGCTGTCAACAAAAGGCTTGCCGAGATTGTCAAGAAATACCCCTCGAGAAAGGCCTATCGGGAGGCGCTGAAAAAGTACGGCCTTACCGAGGGGGATGTGAGAAAAAAGCTCGACCATATCATGCTGGCAGAGCTTTTTCTGAAAGAGGAGGTCTATAAAAAGTCGGAGCTAAAAGATACAGAGCTGCGCGCTTATTATCAGAAAAACCGGGAGAAGTTCCAGAAGCCGGAGGCGATGCGCCTTTCTCATATCCTGATCAGGGTGCCGCCGGAGGCGCCGCGGGATGAGAAGGAGAAACTGAAAAAGAAGGCGGAAGATCTTCTGCAAAGGCTTAAAAAGGGAGAGGATTTTCAGAAGCTGGCCTGGGACAATTCCGACGACCCGAGCCGGGTGAAAGGCGGCGACCTGGGTGTGGTGCACAGGGGAAGGCTGGAACCCGACGTGGAAAATCCCGCTTTTTCTCTGAAGAAGGGGGAACTGAGTGGCGTTGTGACCTCCATTTACGGCCATCATATCTTCAAGGCGGTGGAGAAATTTCCGCCGCAACAGTTGAAATTTGAAGAGGTGAAGGAAAAACTGAAAAAGGAACTGGAGCAAAAAGCCGTGGAAAAAAGGCTTGCCGATCTGCTAATGTCTCTCAAGGAGAACGCCAAAATTGAGGTTTACGGGGATTAG